In a single window of the Methylococcus sp. Mc7 genome:
- a CDS encoding FUSC family protein, whose product MNHTGLGGASRRWFGTTLWRFLREELEDSPGRRLAALRLFIGALAIAILSQTLLKPPHVAAVAVTIGLGLNPRANTGQSLEMGARMFGYLAVMAALSVVSLALAGNDPWLLLPWSFAVMTLALFHSRYTGQPTTIATWYSLVVLYSAATPSDNIYTALWVIPIMGGMGSGIWTLVQWTVKPQDPGRILVAEVVEHLAKVEHVLAERLADQEAPPRRRRQPVSSPAAGPGAFARSFELLRHTLLVHPALRAQRDASVRLLVEIDGLRRIAAWLDQTLSEAHRARPMSPRKLASYRRLHTACEMLRAGIAASRDVSGPVLNILAPEESGPDQRIPSLPMAMAASLRRIARALAAVHGHAAEQPLIEADTAADRPALPVWLGYDFWAANIDTVQYAIKFSLGAILCALAVQALAWPGIDTAILTCLVVAQTSLGADYRRSLLRFSGALLGGLCAYAYAILAQPAIDTIVGFAFATSPVFAIAAWVAAGSPRIAYMGKQIGYSFAIFVLHDLGPVTDLYLLRDRVLGILLGITVMGVLDYALWPRRSIGLARNRVAAALRSLAEFTARPADEYPLRETMLALRLSADKHLEAAQTLIGHAVLEPDARTQAQSQRRAELGALVRDAGELSDLLLIRRRYRTLGGIPFGTYPEPVRRHITAFDAALSAALKNAAEALQRESRIETNEAIGESQARLERISAEHHAVDRLPEEPARAWALRRTLDRQIVAMVERIMHRVGHLSESTA is encoded by the coding sequence TTGAATCACACGGGCTTAGGCGGGGCAAGCCGGCGCTGGTTCGGTACCACCCTGTGGCGATTTTTGCGGGAAGAACTCGAAGACAGCCCCGGCCGCAGGCTGGCCGCGCTGCGGCTGTTCATCGGTGCGCTGGCGATCGCCATCCTCAGCCAGACCCTGCTGAAGCCGCCCCATGTCGCCGCGGTCGCCGTCACCATCGGCCTGGGGCTCAATCCGCGGGCCAACACCGGCCAGTCGCTGGAGATGGGGGCGAGGATGTTCGGCTATCTGGCGGTCATGGCGGCGCTGAGCGTCGTGTCGCTGGCGCTGGCTGGCAACGATCCCTGGCTGCTGCTCCCGTGGTCCTTCGCCGTCATGACGCTGGCGCTGTTCCATTCACGCTACACCGGCCAGCCGACCACCATCGCCACTTGGTATTCTTTGGTCGTGCTCTACAGCGCCGCCACGCCGTCAGACAACATCTATACCGCGCTGTGGGTCATTCCTATCATGGGCGGAATGGGCTCGGGCATCTGGACGCTGGTGCAATGGACGGTGAAACCCCAGGATCCCGGCCGCATACTGGTCGCCGAGGTGGTCGAACATCTGGCCAAGGTGGAACACGTCCTGGCCGAACGCCTGGCCGATCAGGAGGCCCCGCCGAGGCGGCGCAGACAGCCGGTGTCGTCACCCGCCGCCGGACCGGGGGCCTTCGCCCGAAGCTTCGAGTTGCTCAGGCACACCCTGCTCGTCCACCCCGCGCTGCGGGCCCAGCGCGATGCCTCTGTCCGGCTGCTGGTGGAAATCGACGGGCTGCGGCGCATCGCGGCATGGCTTGATCAGACACTGAGCGAGGCGCACCGCGCCCGACCGATGAGTCCGCGAAAGCTCGCGTCCTACCGGCGGCTGCATACGGCGTGCGAGATGCTGAGAGCGGGCATCGCTGCGTCCCGTGATGTCTCCGGACCGGTGTTGAACATCCTGGCCCCGGAGGAATCCGGCCCCGACCAACGGATTCCCTCGCTGCCCATGGCCATGGCGGCCTCGCTCCGTCGCATCGCCCGCGCCCTGGCGGCCGTCCACGGCCATGCCGCCGAACAGCCCCTGATCGAAGCCGACACCGCCGCCGACCGGCCCGCCCTCCCGGTCTGGCTGGGCTACGACTTCTGGGCCGCCAACATCGACACGGTACAGTACGCCATCAAGTTTTCCCTGGGCGCCATCCTCTGCGCCTTGGCTGTGCAGGCGCTGGCTTGGCCCGGCATCGACACGGCAATCCTCACCTGTCTGGTCGTCGCCCAAACCAGCCTCGGAGCCGACTACCGCCGGTCGCTGCTGCGCTTCTCCGGCGCCCTGCTCGGGGGCCTCTGCGCCTACGCCTATGCGATCCTGGCGCAGCCGGCGATCGACACCATCGTCGGCTTCGCCTTCGCTACCTCCCCGGTGTTCGCCATCGCCGCCTGGGTTGCCGCCGGCAGCCCGCGGATTGCCTACATGGGCAAGCAGATCGGCTATTCCTTCGCGATCTTCGTGCTGCACGACCTGGGACCCGTCACCGATCTCTACCTCCTGCGCGACCGCGTGCTCGGCATCCTGCTCGGCATCACCGTAATGGGCGTACTGGACTATGCCCTGTGGCCTCGGCGCTCGATCGGCCTGGCCCGCAACCGGGTTGCCGCGGCTCTGAGAAGCCTGGCCGAATTCACCGCCCGGCCGGCCGATGAATACCCTCTGCGGGAAACGATGCTGGCGCTCCGGCTGTCCGCCGACAAGCACCTGGAGGCGGCCCAGACCCTCATCGGCCACGCGGTCCTGGAGCCCGATGCGCGGACACAGGCCCAGAGCCAGCGCCGGGCCGAGCTCGGCGCCCTTGTCCGGGATGCGGGCGAGCTGTCGGACCTGCTCCTGATCCGCCGGCGCTACCGGACCCTGGGCGGCATCCCATTCGGCACCTATCCCGAGCCGGTCCGGCGACACATCACGGCTTTCGATGCCGCCCTCTCCGCCGCACTGAAAAACGCCGCCGAGGCACTTCAGCGCGAATCCCGAATCGAGACAAACGAGGCGATCGGAGAGTCTCAGGCTCGGCTGGAGCGCATATCGGCCGAACACCACGCCGTGGACCGCCTTCCCGAGGAGCCGGCACGGGCCTGGGCGCTGCGCCGCACGCTCGACCGCCAGATCGTGGCGATGGTCGAACGCATCATGCACCGGGTCGGGCATCTGTCGGAATCCACGGCATGA
- a CDS encoding biotin/lipoyl-binding protein, whose translation MAEDSTELSHRRALIGRCLGAAIVLGAMATGAWTWHLNFVRPRTNDAMVRANIVGIAPEVSGRIVELRVEDNQKVKQGELLFVIDPRPYRARLAQARADLLKTEKEVEALQAATASAEARIGQLGHERDSAAAEIVRLQAEYDYQRQYLRRIEPLLAKNYVTADRVKEARSRRDAALAAVTQARAKEQASRKALTEAGRDHARAESLVAQFDGVNARVEAARAAVTAAELDVEYCYVKAPFDAYVTNLNTREGEFAKTGSEIFALVDDRHWYAIANFKETYLRSIRPGQETEVFLVGYPGKRFRGVVTGIGWANYPDNTKQQGVLPEVQRTLNWVILASRFPVRVEILDRDPAFPLRMGMTAFVTVRDRPADARP comes from the coding sequence ATGGCGGAAGACTCGACAGAACTCAGCCACCGGCGCGCGCTGATCGGCCGCTGCCTCGGCGCGGCCATCGTACTCGGAGCGATGGCGACCGGCGCCTGGACTTGGCATCTCAACTTCGTCCGGCCGCGCACCAACGACGCGATGGTGCGGGCCAACATCGTCGGCATCGCCCCCGAAGTCAGCGGACGCATCGTCGAACTGCGGGTGGAAGACAACCAGAAAGTCAAACAGGGCGAACTGCTGTTCGTGATCGATCCCCGCCCCTATCGGGCCAGGCTGGCGCAGGCCAGGGCCGATCTGCTCAAGACCGAAAAGGAAGTGGAAGCCCTGCAAGCGGCCACTGCCTCGGCCGAAGCGCGCATCGGCCAGCTGGGCCACGAACGCGATTCCGCCGCTGCGGAAATCGTCCGTCTGCAAGCGGAATACGACTACCAGCGCCAATACCTGCGGCGGATCGAACCGCTGCTGGCCAAGAACTACGTCACGGCCGACCGGGTCAAGGAAGCCCGCTCCCGCCGCGACGCCGCTCTGGCGGCCGTGACCCAGGCGCGCGCCAAAGAACAGGCCTCCCGGAAAGCGTTGACCGAGGCCGGCCGGGACCATGCCCGCGCCGAATCGCTGGTCGCCCAGTTCGACGGCGTCAACGCCCGCGTTGAAGCGGCCCGGGCGGCGGTGACGGCTGCGGAACTCGACGTCGAATACTGCTACGTGAAAGCGCCTTTCGACGCCTATGTCACCAATCTGAACACCCGCGAAGGCGAGTTCGCCAAGACCGGCTCGGAAATCTTCGCCCTGGTCGACGACCGCCACTGGTACGCCATCGCCAACTTCAAGGAAACCTATCTGCGTTCCATCCGTCCCGGCCAGGAAACCGAGGTGTTCCTGGTCGGCTACCCGGGCAAGCGTTTCCGCGGCGTGGTAACCGGCATCGGCTGGGCCAATTATCCTGACAACACCAAACAGCAGGGCGTGCTGCCGGAAGTGCAGCGCACCCTGAACTGGGTCATCCTCGCCTCCCGATTTCCGGTGCGCGTCGAAATCCTCGACCGCGACCCCGCCTTTCCCCTCCGCATGGGCATGACGGCATTCGTCACCGTGCGGGACCGGCCGGCCGACGCCCGCCCTTGA
- a CDS encoding YtcA family lipoprotein: MLTGTASETTAIFLRRAAWAGLAAGLTACDPMLSIEGSFWPAWIICLLAGLALSMAESWLLALLQLAPHLGPPLLIYPSLWALNTFSIWLVFYST; encoded by the coding sequence ATGTTGACGGGTACGGCGTCGGAAACGACGGCTATCTTCCTGCGGCGCGCGGCCTGGGCGGGGCTGGCCGCGGGGCTCACGGCCTGCGATCCCATGCTCAGCATCGAAGGCTCATTCTGGCCCGCATGGATCATCTGCCTGCTGGCGGGGCTGGCGCTGAGCATGGCGGAGAGTTGGCTGCTGGCGCTGCTCCAACTCGCACCCCACCTGGGCCCCCCGCTACTGATCTATCCGAGCCTGTGGGCGCTGAACACCTTCTCGATCTGGCTGGTATTCTACTCGACTTGA
- the tnpB gene encoding IS66 family insertion sequence element accessory protein TnpB (TnpB, as the term is used for proteins encoded by IS66 family insertion elements, is considered an accessory protein, since TnpC, encoded by a neighboring gene, is a DDE family transposase.), whose protein sequence is MLATLLSATTVYVVAEPCDLRKSIDGLALAVESSLGHSPLSGSVFVFFNRGRDKVKLLWWDRHGFWLAYKRLEKGRFRNPVQGTISRSDLLLLLEGVDLSVVRLREVRAGRVG, encoded by the coding sequence ATGCTGGCGACGCTGCTGAGTGCGACGACGGTGTATGTGGTTGCCGAACCCTGCGATCTGCGCAAGTCCATCGATGGTTTGGCGCTGGCGGTGGAGAGCAGCCTGGGGCATTCGCCGTTGTCGGGTTCGGTGTTCGTGTTCTTCAACCGGGGCCGGGACAAGGTGAAGCTGTTGTGGTGGGATCGTCATGGTTTCTGGCTGGCCTACAAGCGGCTGGAGAAAGGCCGCTTCCGCAATCCGGTTCAGGGGACGATTTCGCGCTCGGACCTGCTGCTGTTGCTGGAAGGCGTGGACTTGTCGGTGGTGCGTTTGCGGGAGGTTCGGGCCGGCCGGGTCGGGTGA
- a CDS encoding IS66 family transposase, with protein sequence MAAMNAAALAEENRTLKATLAQREARIERLEFDLAQLKKLLFGARSEKLKTLPDSEQLPLSAEVPEDAPVASPVEFKTVVQSPVKNPPKRTALPEHLPREIVVLPLSAEDRRCPECGEERPVIGYESSERLDYLPATLKVVETRREKCACSKCQGQLTTVPAKPEIIEGGIPLPGLLAHLLMAKYGYHLPLYRIEQIFAHQGVPIARTTLCDWVIQSGWQLKPLAERMLALLKQQPVIFSDDTTVAVQDRGKTRETRFWVYAGHSPPIVVYDHTETRAGKHPKAKLEGYRGYLQADAYAGYDQIFAAGKVLEVACWAHARRKFFDIARQAEAGKRISAHEALEFIGRLYAIEREAKEQQLDAEGIRKLRQQQARPILAEFKAWLEDRLRQLAPKTPTAQAIGYALKNWPALERYTEDGRLEIDNNRSERAIRPLTIGRKNWLFLGSPKGGQVAATVFSLIQTCKELGINPEAYLKDVLTRLPSTKQKDIDSLLPHNCKLPGA encoded by the coding sequence ATGGCAGCCATGAATGCCGCCGCTCTCGCCGAAGAAAATCGTACGCTGAAGGCCACCCTGGCCCAGCGCGAGGCGCGCATCGAACGGCTGGAATTCGACCTGGCACAGCTGAAGAAGCTGCTGTTCGGCGCTCGCTCCGAGAAGCTCAAAACGCTCCCCGACAGTGAACAACTGCCGCTGTCGGCGGAAGTGCCCGAGGACGCCCCCGTCGCCAGTCCGGTGGAGTTCAAGACGGTGGTGCAATCGCCGGTCAAGAATCCGCCCAAACGCACCGCGCTGCCGGAGCATCTGCCGCGCGAGATCGTGGTGTTGCCGCTGTCGGCGGAAGATCGCCGGTGTCCTGAATGCGGCGAAGAGCGGCCGGTGATCGGCTACGAAAGTTCCGAGCGGCTGGACTACCTACCGGCCACCCTCAAGGTGGTCGAGACCCGCCGGGAAAAATGCGCCTGTTCCAAGTGCCAGGGGCAGCTGACCACGGTGCCGGCGAAGCCTGAGATTATCGAAGGGGGCATCCCGCTGCCGGGTCTTCTGGCGCATCTGCTGATGGCCAAATACGGCTATCACCTGCCCCTCTACCGCATCGAGCAAATTTTTGCCCACCAGGGTGTGCCCATTGCCCGCACCACGTTGTGCGACTGGGTCATCCAGAGCGGCTGGCAACTGAAACCCTTGGCTGAGCGGATGCTGGCGTTGCTCAAGCAGCAGCCGGTGATCTTCTCGGACGACACCACTGTGGCCGTGCAGGACCGCGGCAAGACGCGGGAGACGCGGTTTTGGGTCTACGCCGGCCACTCCCCGCCGATCGTCGTCTACGATCACACCGAAACCCGGGCGGGCAAACATCCCAAGGCCAAACTGGAAGGCTACCGCGGCTACCTGCAGGCGGACGCCTATGCCGGTTACGACCAGATCTTCGCCGCAGGCAAGGTCCTGGAAGTGGCCTGCTGGGCGCATGCGCGCCGCAAGTTCTTCGACATCGCCCGCCAAGCGGAGGCTGGCAAGCGCATCAGCGCCCACGAGGCCTTGGAATTCATCGGCCGGCTCTATGCCATCGAACGGGAAGCCAAGGAACAGCAACTCGACGCCGAAGGCATCCGCAAGCTGCGGCAGCAACAGGCGCGGCCGATCCTGGCCGAGTTCAAGGCCTGGCTCGAAGACCGGCTGCGCCAGTTAGCGCCCAAGACGCCCACGGCCCAAGCCATCGGCTATGCCCTCAAGAACTGGCCGGCGCTGGAGCGCTACACCGAAGACGGCCGCCTGGAAATCGACAACAACCGGAGCGAACGGGCCATCCGCCCCCTCACCATCGGCCGCAAGAATTGGCTGTTTCTCGGCTCGCCCAAGGGCGGCCAGGTCGCCGCCACGGTGTTCAGCCTGATCCAGACCTGCAAGGAGCTGGGCATCAATCCGGAGGCCTATCTGAAGGATGTCCTCACCCGCCTGCCTTCCACCAAGCAGAAGGACATCGACAGCCTGCTACCTCACAATTGCAAGCTGCCCGGGGCGTAA
- a CDS encoding TolC family protein, translating into MSRRPLGDSLIDARKTYDLPALVDLALHAHPETRASWEEAQAAAARLEKDRAAWYPRLTAMAFAQHFQDTLIIKTGPLRRNGYEGFGGLDLAWTLFDFGRRTAAVEGGAHRLTAANFAFNRKHQEIAYRVAVAFFVYQSALARIGAAQATLTAAAEGAAAVQAKFDKGLATRPDLLLAIQEQAKASYDLQDARGALIQARADLAASLGISPAHTLNLVDLSSVPLPESLAQSAEKIADQALEQRPDLIARLAELRAREAEIKKAWADFWPKVSMRAMVGDQYWGGVRPTPPGDQSYSLSHLVDVAGLTLEWTLFDGFERTSAIREAVSRREAAQAQLESLRLEIVRDIWKAYADTKTSLQKRDFANALLKAAEDAYAATRESYGHGLTTVIELLSAQKDLARARYTEIDSRAALLRSAATLVYAAGEMNRGEASGTTPPSPFTTGLESR; encoded by the coding sequence GTGTCCCGCAGGCCCCTGGGCGACAGCCTGATCGATGCTCGCAAGACCTACGATCTGCCCGCCCTGGTCGATCTGGCCCTGCATGCCCATCCGGAAACCCGTGCTTCCTGGGAGGAGGCCCAGGCCGCTGCCGCCCGCCTCGAAAAGGACCGGGCCGCCTGGTATCCGCGGCTGACCGCCATGGCTTTCGCGCAGCACTTCCAGGACACGCTCATTATCAAGACCGGCCCTCTGCGGCGCAACGGCTATGAGGGCTTCGGCGGGCTCGATCTGGCCTGGACCTTGTTCGATTTCGGCCGGCGGACGGCGGCGGTGGAGGGCGGTGCGCATCGTCTGACCGCGGCCAATTTCGCGTTCAATCGCAAACATCAGGAAATCGCCTATCGGGTAGCGGTCGCTTTCTTCGTTTATCAGTCGGCGCTCGCCCGCATCGGCGCCGCGCAGGCGACGTTGACTGCCGCGGCCGAGGGCGCCGCTGCAGTCCAAGCCAAGTTCGACAAGGGGCTGGCCACCCGTCCCGACTTGCTCCTGGCGATCCAGGAACAGGCAAAGGCCAGCTACGATCTGCAGGATGCTCGTGGCGCACTGATCCAGGCTCGGGCCGATCTTGCCGCGAGCCTTGGGATTTCCCCTGCCCATACTCTGAATCTGGTTGATCTCAGTAGCGTACCCTTGCCCGAGAGTCTGGCGCAGTCCGCAGAGAAAATCGCCGACCAAGCGCTCGAACAGCGCCCGGACCTGATCGCCAGGCTTGCGGAGCTGCGTGCTCGCGAGGCCGAAATCAAGAAGGCCTGGGCGGACTTCTGGCCGAAGGTTTCCATGCGGGCGATGGTGGGGGATCAGTATTGGGGTGGTGTGCGTCCAACGCCGCCTGGCGATCAGAGCTATTCGCTGAGCCATCTGGTGGATGTGGCCGGGCTGACGCTTGAATGGACGCTGTTCGATGGTTTCGAGCGCACCAGCGCGATCCGCGAAGCCGTGTCCCGACGTGAAGCGGCCCAGGCGCAGCTGGAATCGCTCCGCCTGGAGATCGTCCGCGACATCTGGAAGGCTTACGCGGATACCAAGACATCGCTGCAGAAGCGCGATTTTGCTAACGCGCTGCTGAAGGCCGCGGAAGATGCCTATGCGGCGACGCGCGAATCATACGGCCACGGTTTGACCACCGTGATCGAACTGCTGTCCGCCCAGAAGGACTTGGCACGGGCACGCTACACCGAGATAGACAGTCGGGCGGCGCTGCTGCGATCAGCCGCGACGCTGGTCTATGCCGCCGGGGAAATGAATCGGGGAGAGGCGTCGGGGACGACGCCGCCGTCGCCGTTTACGACGGGGCTGGAATCCAGATGA
- a CDS encoding PepSY domain-containing protein, with product MKKAHLTLLAAVGSGIVTVSAQAGETGLPKTKVSMENCMHAALAKRAGEVVKLEFKEERGAPTYEFEILGSDGKSWELECDALTGKITEEEQEVADAEDALFKAKAKISLEEAKKIALSAHPGEIVEVEYEIESDGNASYEFDIKTKSGEVKLEVDAATGKIIEDNEKELYQIGKE from the coding sequence ATGAAAAAGGCACATCTAACCCTGCTCGCCGCCGTCGGCTCAGGGATCGTTACCGTTTCGGCCCAGGCCGGCGAAACGGGGCTGCCCAAGACCAAGGTCAGCATGGAAAACTGCATGCACGCGGCGCTGGCCAAGCGCGCCGGCGAAGTGGTCAAACTGGAATTCAAGGAGGAACGCGGCGCGCCCACTTATGAATTCGAAATCCTGGGAAGCGATGGGAAATCCTGGGAACTGGAATGCGACGCGCTGACCGGCAAGATCACCGAGGAAGAGCAGGAGGTCGCCGACGCCGAGGACGCCCTTTTCAAGGCCAAGGCAAAAATCAGCCTGGAGGAGGCGAAGAAAATCGCGCTAAGCGCGCATCCGGGCGAGATCGTGGAAGTCGAATACGAAATCGAGTCCGACGGCAATGCGTCCTACGAATTCGACATCAAGACCAAGAGCGGCGAAGTGAAGCTCGAAGTGGATGCCGCGACCGGCAAGATCATCGAAGACAACGAAAAGGAGCTTTATCAGATCGGTAAGGAATGA
- a CDS encoding cold-shock protein encodes MSQQQQGTVKWFNESKGFGFIQRENGSDLFVHFRSIQGQGFKTLKEGQRVSFTEVAGQKGPQAENVVVL; translated from the coding sequence ATGTCACAACAGCAACAGGGAACCGTTAAATGGTTCAATGAAAGCAAGGGATTTGGTTTCATCCAGCGTGAAAACGGCAGTGATCTTTTCGTTCATTTCCGTTCGATCCAGGGTCAAGGCTTCAAGACCCTGAAAGAAGGCCAGCGGGTGAGCTTCACCGAGGTCGCCGGCCAGAAAGGGCCGCAGGCCGAGAACGTCGTGGTTCTGTAA
- a CDS encoding RNA-binding protein, translating to MLKLFVRNLPPQTTEAGLKELFTGYGKVFELQLSRDMFTGKARGTASVSMEGHEARKAIEALDGSDYEGKTIYVALDKGPRSGGRGRR from the coding sequence ATGTTGAAACTTTTTGTCAGAAATTTACCGCCCCAGACCACCGAAGCGGGCCTCAAGGAACTGTTCACCGGGTACGGGAAGGTTTTCGAGCTTCAGCTCAGCCGCGATATGTTCACCGGCAAGGCCCGCGGGACGGCTTCGGTCAGCATGGAAGGACACGAGGCCCGCAAGGCCATCGAGGCGCTGGACGGTTCCGATTACGAAGGCAAGACCATCTACGTCGCCTTGGACAAGGGGCCGCGCTCGGGCGGCCGCGGGCGCCGCTGA
- a CDS encoding thiopurine S-methyltransferase: protein MDPDFWHERWQQKQTGFHQTQVNPLLETFWPRCVGPARPRVFVPLCGKSLDMIWLRNRGHSVLGNDLSPIAVDEFVRENGLSASAALLGNGFIRVQSDDMSLLCGNYFDLTPDLMDEIGAVYDRAALVAMPPEMQDRYAGQILRLLPHRPPMLLITLEYDPSEMDGPPFPIPEETVVRLFGPAYRIERLSARDALEGNPQLRAKGLSRLTEKAYWLRAQTSA, encoded by the coding sequence ATGGATCCCGACTTCTGGCACGAGCGCTGGCAGCAGAAGCAGACCGGCTTTCACCAGACCCAGGTCAATCCGCTGCTGGAAACCTTCTGGCCTCGATGCGTCGGTCCGGCGCGGCCCAGGGTTTTCGTTCCCCTCTGCGGCAAGTCCCTGGACATGATCTGGCTGCGGAACCGGGGGCATTCCGTGCTCGGCAACGACCTCAGCCCCATCGCGGTCGATGAATTCGTCCGGGAAAACGGCCTGTCGGCGAGCGCGGCCCTCCTCGGAAACGGCTTCATCCGGGTGCAGAGTGACGATATGAGTTTGCTGTGCGGGAACTACTTCGACCTGACTCCCGATCTCATGGATGAAATCGGTGCGGTCTACGACCGTGCCGCACTGGTGGCGATGCCGCCGGAAATGCAGGACCGCTACGCCGGGCAGATTCTCCGGTTGCTGCCGCATCGCCCTCCCATGCTGCTGATCACACTGGAGTACGACCCGTCGGAAATGGATGGTCCGCCGTTCCCCATCCCTGAGGAAACGGTGGTTCGCCTGTTCGGACCGGCCTATCGGATCGAGCGGCTGTCGGCGCGCGATGCGTTGGAAGGGAATCCGCAGTTGCGCGCCAAAGGACTGAGCCGCCTGACCGAAAAGGCCTATTGGCTGCGGGCCCAGACTTCGGCCTGA
- a CDS encoding DUF882 domain-containing protein has protein sequence MRAHAGASEPNLSRRSFLTRAGIAATGALLFPSFDAYAYSLSRERTLYLYNKHTGEDMTLVCCPERNYDRGLLRQFSHFLRDHHADESCPMDPGLIDILYAISAMTRSSGTFEIISGYRAPETNRMLRRHSHGVAEHSLHMEGKAIDLRMSDVSTRTIRKTALALQYGGVGYYRRADFVHLDTGRIRSW, from the coding sequence TTGCGCGCGCACGCGGGCGCATCCGAACCCAATCTCAGCCGCCGCAGTTTTCTCACCCGTGCAGGGATCGCCGCAACCGGAGCCCTGCTGTTCCCCAGCTTCGACGCCTACGCGTACTCCTTGAGCAGAGAGCGCACTCTGTATCTCTACAACAAGCATACCGGCGAAGACATGACCTTGGTGTGCTGCCCGGAACGAAACTACGACCGGGGTCTGCTGCGGCAGTTCAGCCACTTCCTCCGGGACCATCACGCCGATGAAAGCTGTCCCATGGATCCGGGACTGATCGACATTCTCTACGCGATCTCCGCGATGACCCGCTCCAGCGGCACCTTCGAAATCATTTCCGGCTATCGCGCCCCGGAAACCAACCGGATGCTGCGCAGGCACAGCCACGGCGTGGCCGAACACAGCCTGCACATGGAAGGGAAGGCGATCGATCTGCGCATGAGCGACGTCAGCACCCGCACCATCCGCAAGACCGCACTCGCGCTGCAATACGGCGGCGTCGGTTATTACCGCCGCGCCGATTTCGTTCATCTGGACACGGGGCGCATCCGCTCCTGGTGA
- the mtnC gene encoding acireductone synthase, giving the protein MIRAILTDIEGTTSSLSFVKETLFPYARARMADFVHSHAHDGAVQALLADVKAAAGDASLDEEGVIAQLVRWIDEDRKITPLKAIQGLLWEEGYRNRDFFGHVYEDAVRRLRTWHEQGIALYVFSSGSVHAQRLLFGHTPVGDLQPLFSGYFDTRIGAKQEPDAYRAIARELNLPPEEILFLSDIEGELNAAREAGFRTFLLVREGGAKTSAHPQGADFDAIQPELL; this is encoded by the coding sequence ATGATCCGCGCGATCCTCACCGACATCGAGGGCACGACCTCCTCCCTGTCCTTCGTAAAGGAGACGCTGTTTCCCTATGCCCGCGCCCGCATGGCCGACTTCGTCCACAGCCATGCCCACGACGGCGCCGTGCAGGCCCTGCTCGCCGATGTAAAGGCGGCGGCCGGTGACGCTTCGCTGGACGAGGAAGGCGTCATCGCCCAGCTCGTCCGCTGGATCGACGAAGACCGCAAGATCACGCCACTCAAGGCGATCCAGGGCCTCCTCTGGGAAGAAGGCTACCGCAACCGCGACTTCTTCGGGCATGTGTACGAAGACGCCGTACGCCGGCTTCGAACCTGGCACGAACAGGGCATCGCCCTGTACGTGTTCTCCTCCGGCTCGGTCCACGCCCAGCGCCTGCTGTTCGGCCACACCCCCGTCGGCGATCTGCAGCCGCTGTTTTCCGGCTACTTCGACACCCGGATCGGCGCGAAGCAGGAACCCGACGCCTACCGTGCCATCGCCCGGGAGCTGAACCTGCCGCCCGAAGAAATCCTGTTCCTGTCTGACATCGAAGGCGAACTGAACGCCGCCAGGGAAGCGGGCTTCAGGACGTTCCTGCTGGTCCGCGAGGGCGGGGCGAAGACGAGTGCTCATCCGCAGGGCGCGGACTTCGACGCCATCCAGCCGGAACTCCTCTGA
- a CDS encoding acireductone dioxygenase, whose protein sequence is MSLLTIHPESGAGMPEIVRDGDAIAARLAGIGVLFERWQANRAFGPDAGQDAILAAYGDPVERLKEKYGFESADVISVDPDHPQKSELRSRFLSEHTHGDFEVRFFVEGRGLFYLHVGDRVYGILCERGDLLSVPSNTRHWFDMGAEPCLKCIRLFTTPEGWVADFTGSDIGDRFPKLEDYLKNYA, encoded by the coding sequence ATGAGCCTTCTGACCATACACCCGGAATCCGGCGCCGGAATGCCGGAGATCGTCCGCGACGGCGACGCCATCGCCGCACGGCTGGCCGGGATCGGTGTCCTGTTCGAACGCTGGCAGGCGAACCGGGCATTCGGTCCGGATGCCGGACAGGACGCGATCCTCGCGGCCTACGGTGATCCGGTCGAACGTCTGAAAGAGAAATACGGTTTCGAATCGGCCGACGTCATCAGTGTCGACCCCGATCACCCGCAGAAAAGCGAATTGAGATCCCGCTTCCTGAGCGAGCACACCCACGGCGACTTCGAGGTGCGCTTCTTCGTCGAAGGCCGCGGCCTGTTCTACCTGCACGTCGGCGACCGCGTCTACGGCATCCTGTGCGAGCGGGGCGACCTCCTGAGCGTCCCCTCGAATACCCGCCACTGGTTCGACATGGGCGCCGAGCCCTGCCTGAAGTGCATCCGCCTCTTCACCACGCCGGAGGGCTGGGTGGCGGATTTCACCGGCAGCGACATCGGCGACCGGTTCCCCAAACTCGAAGATTATCTGAAGAACTACGCATGA